The following DNA comes from Chryseobacterium gallinarum.
AGCAAAAAAACAGTCGGAAAAATATAAAAAGCATTGGATTTGAATATTGTACGGTCTCCCTTTTTAAGGAAATATACCGTGGAAATTGCCAGGCTTGCAAATAATTGAAGAATAAAAGCGGTATACACAAAGATTTCTTTAAAGCTTCCTGTCAGAATAATAATGGCAGCAATTACAGCGTGGGCAAAGATTGCCCTCACCGGAATTCCTTTTTTATTTCCCTTAGAAAGCGGTTTCCATATGTGTGTATCTCTGGCAAAGGCCTGAGTCAGTCTCGATCCCACCCATAAATAACCGCTGATGGTGGCTATCAGCTGTAATGCAATAAAAATGTTTACTATTTTCCCAAAACTGATCCCCAGCATATTAATGGCAGCTTCTCCCATGACATCCTCTTTTCCTGCCAGCTGGGTTACCGGAGCATGTTTCAGCATAATGTAATTAACCAGCAAATAACTCAACGTTACAAAAACAGTTCCTATAATCAGTGATTTGGGAAGGTTTTTTTGAACCTCCTTTATTTCTCCGGCAATATAGGAGGCCGAGTTCCAGCCGGTATAGGAGTAAGTCACAAAAACCAGAGAGGTGGCAAAAGCAGGAAGCATAATCTCCTTCTGCCAGCTATTACTGAAATTCAGGCTGTTCCCTATTTGCGGAGATCCTGAAAGACCAACTCCTACTATAACCAGTATGATAATAAAGGCTATTTTAATAAAAGTGAAAAAGTTATGAAAACGGCTCGACGTTTTTAAGCTGAATGATAAAGTAGTGGCAACCAGAAAAATGGCCATCATTGCAAAACCGTTTCCAAAAGTATAATCAAATACAGAGAGATATTTAGACATGGCCAATGCGGCTAACGCAACAGGGGAAGAGAATCCGATAATCAAAGAAATCCAGCTTATAAGATAACCAAATAAAGGATGATATGTTTCTTTAAGGTAAATAAAGTCGCCGCCATTCCCTTTAAAATGGGATCCCAATTCTGCATAGCAAAAGGCTCCGAACAAAGCCAGAATCCCACCTATTATCCATAACAGGAATATGCTGTAGGTATTGGTGATATCGGATAGCTGAAACCCCAGCGTGGTAAAAATCCCGGTTCCGATCATATTGGAAACTACAATGGCGGCGGCTGTTTTCCAGCCGATCTGATGTGAAGCTGTGCTCATCTGATAATTAAAAATTAAAATTTAGTCTTCCAAAGAAATAGCTTCCCAGAGTCCCCATCTGAACCGGCGCATATTTGAACACTCCATAATATGAGTTTTCATATATCTGGCGATCTGAAAAGACATCAAATACATTATTAGCTCCAATGGTAAAGTTGATGTTTTTTGTAATATCATATCCCACACTAAGATCTGTCACGATTTTGGGTGAAAATTCCTGAACACCTCCAAACGGATAGCCGTCTCTTATGACTTTGCCAAAATAGGTATTTCTTACGAGAAAATTGAATTTTTCTATTCCATAGTTCAACCCTAAGGATGCTTTGGTTTTTGGTGACAAAGATTCTATAATATTGATCTGGTCCGGACCAAAGAATTCATTTTGGGAAGTTCCCAAGTTTTCCGGAAAATGGAAATCTGTAATTTTTGTCTCTGTATAGTTTCCTGCCAGATTAATGTTTAAGTTTCCACCTGCTAACTTCCAATCATAGGAGATAACCACGTCTACCCCTTTGGTTTCCGTATCAACCGCATTTGTGAAAAACCTTCCACTTTCTACGCCATAATCTGCCAGTCTGGGATCTGTAATATTACTGGTAATCACAATTCTGTCTTTGACTTTAATCCAATATCCGTCTATTGTAATGAACAGTCTGTTTAATGGTTTCAGGGTAAATCCTGCACTGGCATTGACTGATGTTTCCTGTTTTAGTTTATCAAATCCTAAAATCCTGGCTGCATCACTGTCATTCCTGAAAATTCCTTTCGTCACAATTCCTGCCCCGGAAGTCGAGATATCTGCATAAGAGTTGTTAAAATACTGCTGCTGAAGAGAAGGCGCCCTGAAGCCGGTTCCTACGGCCGCTCTTACCGCATAATCCGGAACAAATTCATATCGTACAGCCAATTTTCCGTTCAGGGTATTGCCAAAGTCGGAATAATTTTCAAATCGTGCTGCCACATCAATATTCAGCTTTTTATCCAGATCATATGATACATCAGCATATACAGCCGTGGAATGTCTGTCTTTTTTCAAGGCATTCTGAGGTGAGAATCCTATAAAAGACTGGGAGCCACCTGCTCCTATTACAGTTGATCCCTGAGTTGCAATATTTCCATTGATATCGTACTGGGTGTAAGATGCTTCGTCCCCCTCTTTGATCTGGTATTGTTCAAACCTGAATTCACCACCAAATGCAATATTAAATCTGTTCAGACTTTTAGAAACATCCAGGTTAACCGTATTTTGCAGAAAACTATGTGCTCCTGCATAAAAACGGGTTGGGGATTTTACTCCCAGTGAAGCATTATTGGTATTGCTTACGTTATAATTAAAGGTATTGCTGCCAAAGGTATTGCTAAGATCAATCAACCAATTATTGATTGTATATTTTGCACCTACTGCATAAGAAACATCATACACATGGGATCCGAGGGTTGCCTGGAAGCCGTTTGGATAGATTGAAGAAACCACATTGAATGTTTCACTGGGAAGTCTTCTGAAACCAAAACCTTTTCCTTCTTTGATACTGAACCCTCCGAAGGAATAAAGTTTAAAGTTTTCATTAAAAGGATATTCTGAATTAAAAAAAAGCTGTCCCTGCCTGATCTGGGCATCTCCGATCTGAAAATTGAAATCATCGCGGATTAACCCTCTTTTTCTTATTTCCTCATCATCTGCTGCTCTGGCTGCATCCGGATCATCTGCAAACGGGTATGCAAAATTATCTCCGAAAATATCCAGATCATGATTTTGAGTTCTTGTTGTTTTCCCTCTGTGGCTTACCTGTAATGACAGATTGATATAACCGTCTTTTTTTCCTAAAGAGGCGCCGTAATTTGCTCCTGCCTGATAGGTATCCCCATCATTTCTACCGCTGAGCCCATAAGTAATGCTCGCTGTAGCGCCTTGATTCTTTTTAAGAATAATATTGATAACCCCCGCAATAGCATCTGAACCATATTGTGCTGCGGCACCGTCTCTTAAGACTTCTATCCTGTCTATGGCGATCACCGGAACCGTGCTCAGATCTGTTCCTACGGAACCGTTCCCTACGGTATTCTGGTAATTCACTAAAGAAGTCGTATGCCTTCTTTTTCCATTAACCAGTACCAGCACCTGGTCAGGCCCCATTCCCCTTAAGGTAACAGGATCAATATGTTCCGTCCCGTCCGATGCCGACTGCCTTACAGAATTGAATGATGGAATTACATAATTCAGAAGATCCTGAACAGTAACCTGGGGAGAGGCCTTCTGTATTTTTTCAATATTGATGACATCTACCGGAACGGGTGTTTCCAATTTTGTTCTTTTGGCATTCCTGTTTCCGACAATAATAATATCCTCGATTTGTTTTCCTTTTTCCTCCTGTTCCTGGGCTGTAACGATAATGGTTCCCAACAGTAACACTGCTATACTTAATTTTTTCATTTGTTCTTGCCAATTAAAATATTCCTGCGGTTCGACCCCGCAGATATACAAGACATCAAGAAATGGAATTCACATCAGAATATTGACTTCACTTATCTTCCCCTCGGGTTGGAATTAGCACCTTTACACTTCTGGAATCATGTCGGTTGCTAAGGTTTCATTGGGCCAAATCCCTCCACCTTTCTTGATAAATCTACTGCAAAAGTAGACTATTTTTTCTAATATGCAAAAGGTAAATATGCAGGTGTGCTCATTTACCTTTTATTTTTATATAATGCTGATTTCTGTTTATCTTATGATCATTTTCTGAATGGCTATCCCTGTATCCGACTTCAGATGAATAAAATAGGTCCCGGCCGGATAATGGACTTTCAATTCGTGGGTTCCGCTTTCATTCAATAATTTAAAAGATCCGATTCTCTTTCCGTTCATATCAGAAATGGTTATTTCACCATTTCTGGCTTTGCTGTAAATGAGTTTTGCAACACCATTTTTTACCGGATTATCTGCTATTTGAAGAGATAATTTGTGGGATGCGTTTATATCATCGGTTGACAGAGCTCCTGCATAATTTCCGAAGATCCTGAATTCACCCGGAAGTAATGCTATCGGAGCGGTGGTTGAGGCAATATTCAAAACCGAATTATCCATAAGGTTCTGCCATTGACCTGTATACGGAAAATATGGAACTACATTTTGCACGGAAGTGGTAAAGTTAGCCAGAACCACTACATTTTTCATTCCATTGAGGGTATTGTCATAAAGGTATATTCTTGTAATGAGGCCATCAGGATCATTCGCCAGGTTATTTGATTCTATACTGTATGTTTTTGTTGTAAAGATCCCGTTGGTATTTCTGAGATTAATGATTTTTGCCCAGGTGTCATATACCGCCTTTCTGTTCATATCTGTATCATACCCTAAAGCAAAAGCAACAGGTTTTTCATCGGTTCTGCATCCAGTACTGATGGTACCATTGGTACATCTGTTAATACTAAACTCATACCCCAGCTCTCCGAACTGCCAGATCATTTTCGGGCCCGGAATGGTAAAAAATGCAGCTCCAAAAGTTTTCATTCTCTCAAGAGCCGTATTCAGGTTTTTAACATTATAGCTTCCATTGACAGCTCCATAGGTAAGGTTTTTAAACATCAGCCTTTCTTCATCATGGCTTTCTCCATAGCCTACAGCATGCATATTGGTAAATCCATGCAATGCATGATTCATCCTGTCATAGTTGCTGTTTTCCTTATAGCCCATCGTATTTTGATTGTAAGGCTCCGTCTGTTTATTCCAAAGGAGAACGCCCTTGCCTTCCGCCACTCTGTAATTGGCCCATTGCTGTTCTTCGGCATCCGTTCCCAGATGTTCAAATATCATGTAAGAATTAGGATCAATAGCCCATTGTTTATCTGCATAATGTTTCATAATATCCACTCTGTCCTGTTGATAGGCATTGGTACAGGCTTCATCATTCTCAGAACAGTTTTGGGTGAATCCTTTCGTCAAATCCCAACGGAAACCGTCAATATGATACTCTGTCAGCCACTGCTGAAGGCATCTTTCCACATAATACTGAGTGGAAGGGCTTGAATGATTGAAATCGTTAAATACATTATATGAATGCTTCGGAACCTGGTTAAAATAAGGATTATTCTGGGCTACATCTCCATAACCGTCTCCATCCGGATCTACATTCCAAAGCCTAACCAAAGGTGAACGGCCTGTTGCATGATTCAGCGCGATATCCAGGATTACTGCAATTCCGTTTTGATGGCACAAATCCACGAATTCTTTAAATTTCTCCGGGGTTCCATAAGCCTTATCCAGGGCATAATGAAACGATGTATTATATCCCCAGGAAAGGTTACCGTCAAACTCCATAATGGGAAGCAGTTCTATCGCATTAATATTTAGACTTTTTAAATAAGAAATTTTATTAATCAGAGATTGCCAGTTTTTTTCCTGGGTAAAGTCTCTCAACAGCAATTCATAGATTACTAAATTTTCTTTGGCAGGCCTTTGAAAATTAGTCACCTGCCAGTTATAGGGAGATTGCCCGGTTGCAAACGTAGAAACTTCAAAATCCTGTCCTGCCGGAAATGCAGGCAAATTCGGATATGTTGCGGCAGAGATCGAAGGATCATCATAAGAGGATAAAATCTGTGGTGAGTAAGGATCTGCTACTTTTCTTAAATCATTTGTTCTGTATTGAAATGAATATAATTGCTGGGGAGTGAGCCCACTAAGCTCAATCCAGTAAAGATCGGGGTTTGTGGTATCTTTCTTCATTAAATAAGCATCGTCTACAGCCCAGTTATTAAAACTTCCTATTACATGTACAAAGTTTTTGTTTGGAGCATATAAAGCCAACCCTACCTTTGTCTGATCTGTTGGATGGTAATTAATTCCCTGCCTGATCCAACCGGGAATAGATTCTGAGATTACATTTCTGGGAAGCTGTAATATAAAAGAAGCTGTTTTAGTATCAGAACCTTGTATAGCCTTAAGCTCCATATTAGCATCCTGTGTAACAGTATATTGATAAGAATATGACGATGAGGCAGCTGTAGTAGAATGTACCACTGTTCCATTGGCTTTTAGCTGGAAGGTAGCATCCACATTCGTTGTGGCTGTAATATTGATAATGCTTCCTGCCGGAACAGATGTCAGGCTATTGGCTGCAGGGTTTGTCAGATTTAAACTTAATACTCCCACATTAACAAAAATATCGGGTGATGTCTGATGGGATCCACTTTTATCTTTTAATAAGAATCCGAATCTTCCGATCCCTGTTCTGCCGAAAAAAGAAGTTGGGGTGAAGCTTAGAGAATAAGTGTCTGCAACAGCATCATAGCTGAGTTTATTCAAATCGCTGGAGCTGTTCCAGCTCCCATTGGTAGGGCAATCCTGGCTATTCTGATAATTGGTGTCAAATGACCATGACCATATATAAATGGCATTATTGGAAACTCCCCAGGCAGCTTCATCAATCTGATCTCCGGGAATAGTCAGTGTAATGGCATCCGTTTCATTGAAAGGATTAGGAGTAATGGTATAATTGATCTGCCCAAAAACAAAGACTGTAATAAGCAGGGAAACAACGGAATAAAACTTTTTCATAGTATTATTTTTACCGAATATAATATTAAATTTTCTTATTTGTATTGAATGGACTCTGAAATTGCCGATGAAGTTGTTTATACATGTAAAAGAAAGGATCAAGTGCAAAAGTTGGGGGTATATAATATTTAGATCTATTTAATTTTTAAAATTCACGCAAGGGGTTTCTTTTTGATTACCCTTTATTTTAGGTAAGCTAAGAAATGAATTGATCTTTAATCGATTCTGATGAAGCGAAGACTTTGCATGCGCTTCATCAGCAGCTATGCTGCCTTTTTTGCCTACCTGAAATAGACATTATTTTTTTTAAACTTTGCGTGAAAAACGAACTCAATAATTTTGATGCTAATCAATAATGGACAGAATTTTTTATATTCAGACCCAATGTATTATGTCCAAATTTTTGAGACTGACCCAAAAGAAATCCCGAGTCTTTCCGGAATAGCTGACACTGGGAAATAAAAAAACCGCTTAACGGATTAAGCGGTTTATATATGTTGTTTTGCTTTGATATTACTTTTTCAGAATTCAGGTGAAAAAGCAATGACAATCAATTAATGATGATGTCCGTGATCGTGGATAAAAGGCCCGTTCCCTTTAGGCTGGTTATAAATAACCTCTACCCCTTCCTGCTCATAGATGTTCTTTCTTCTGATATCTTCAGGATCGAAAGGCTTCACTTTTCCGAAGTACTCTTTCAAACCTTCTGTTAACCACATTGGGATTACTAATCCGAAGAACATGAAAATACACCAGAATCCTACTAAGAACATCGTAATGAAGAATATAGTCCATAGGAACTGGTAGAACGGCCAAAATGCTGATAAAATCGTTATCATTCTCTTAAAGATTTTAGGCAAAAATAGAACTTTTTTCTTTTTTACACAAAAGATACAGGACCTATTTTTTAATTTATTTTAATTCTATATAGGTTTAAGGCTATTAGTGAGCAAGATCAGCAAAGAAATCATTTCCTTTATCATCTGTAATAATGAATGCAGGGAAGTCTCTGACTTCAATTTTCCTTACGGCTTCCATACCTAATTCCGGAAAATCTACAACATCTACAGATACAATATTGTCTTTAGCAAGAATGGCAGCCGGGCCCCCGATGGATCCCAGATAGAAACCTCCGTATTTATTGCACGCCTCCGTAACCTCTTTGCTTCTGTTTCCTTTTGCAAGCATGATCATACTTCCGCCATGGCTCTGGAATTCATCCACATACACATCCATTCTTCCTGCCGTAGTAGGCCCGAAGCTTCCTGAAGCCATTCCTTCCGGAGTTTTTGCCGGCCCTGCATAATAAATCGGGTGATTTTTGAAATATTCAGGCATGGGTTTACCACTATCAATAATTTCTTTGATTTTTGCGTGGGCAATATCTCTGGCAACAATCAGGGTTCCGTTCAGCTTTAGCCTTGTTTTGATCGGATATTTTGAAAGTTCTGCCAGAATCTCAGGCATTGGTTTATTGAGATTAATCTCAACCGCCTCTTCCAGGTGTGGCGGAGTAGCAGGCAGGAATCTTTTTGGGTCCTGCTCCAGTTGCTCAAGGAAAATACCCTCTTTGGTAATCTTTCCTTTGATATTTCTATCTGCAGAACAGGAAACGCCCATTCCTACCGGGCAGGAAGCGGCATGTCTCGGAAGTCTGATGACCCTTACATCGTGAGTCAGGTATTTACCCCCAAACTGTGCTCCGATTGCACTTTCCTGGCAGATTTTCTGAACTCTTGCTTCCCATTCAAGGTCTCTGAACGCTTGTCCTGCCTCATTTCCTTCCGTTGGAAGATTATCATAATATTTTGCCGAAGCTTTCTTTACTGCTGCAAGATTGGCCTCTGCTGAAGTACCTCCGATAACCAGTGCAAGATGGTATGGCGGGCACGCTGCTGTTCCCAGATCCGAAATTTTTTCCCTGATAAATTCTTCTAGGGATTTTTCGTTCAATAAAGATTTTGTCTTTTGATATAAGAATGTTTTATTGGCAGAACCTCCTCCTTTCGTTAAGAATAAAAACTCATAATAATCACCTTTTTTAGCATAGATATCAATCTGTGCCGGAAGATTTGATCCTGAGTTCTTCTCATCGAACATGGTTAAAGGAACAACCTGGGAATATCTCAGATTTCTTTTTTGGTATGTATTGTAGATTCCTTTACTAAGGTATTCTCCATCATCAACTCCCGTGTAAACATCTTCTCCTTTTTTACCCATAACAATGGCAGTTCCTGTATCCTGGCAGGAAGGAAGTGCTCCTTCAGCCGCTACAGCTGCATTTTGCAACAGGTTATAGGCAACGAATCTGTCATTATCAGTAGCTTCAGGATCATCAATAATTCTTCTGAGACTTTCTAAGTGTGAAGAACGCAACATGAAAGAGACGTCAGCCATCGCTTCTTCGGCCAATAGTTCCAATCCTTTTGGATCAACCGTTAAGATTTCTCTGTCTCCCAGTTTTTCAACTTTTACATAATCTGATGTAAGCTTTTTATACACCGTATCATCTTTCTGAATTGGATACGGATCCTGATATCTAAATTCCATTCAATTTTTTGTTTGCACAAAAATACGGCTTCCATTAAAAAAATATGAGTAAAATCAGTCATTAAAATCGATATTTATAATGATTATAAATTGCAGAATTCTGAGTTTATAAGTACCTTTATTCGAGCTAAATAAATCAGGCTATAAAGTATTTACCGCTTAAGGTTTTTTTAAGATTCAGATACTAACTGCTGATAAGGATACAGGTTTTTGAAATCTTCGGTCTCTTATCCATGAGCAATTGCAGAATGATTTTAACCTCTAAGTGCCGTAAATAATAAAACAGATTATAAAATTCCATCACAATGAATTACAGAATAGAAAAAGACACCATGGGAGAAGTGCAGGTCCCTGCAGACAAACTTTGGGGTGCACAGACGGAGCGTTCCAGAAATAATTTTAAAATCGGTCCTGAAGGCTCCATGCCTCACGAGATTATTGAAGCTTTTGCCTATCTGAAAAAAGCGGCGGCTTATACCAATACGGACTTGGGTGTGCTTCCTGCTGAGAAAAGGGATATGATTGCCAAAGTTTGCGATGAAATTCTGGAAGGAAAGCTTAATGATCAGTTTCCTTTGGTCATCTGGCAGACAGGTTCCGGAACTCAATCCAACATGAATGTCAATGAAGTCATTTCAAATAAGGCTCACATCAATAATGGCGGGACTTTAGGCGAAAAATCAGAAATCCATCCGAACGATGATGTCAATAAATCCCAGTCTTCCAATGACACCTATCCTACAGCCATGCATATTGCTGCTTATAAAAAAGTGGTGGAAATAACAATTCCGGCAGTAGAAAAATTAAAAAATACCTTAGCTGAAAAATCTAAGGCATTCAAAGATGTTGTAAAAATCGGAAGAACCCACCTTATGGATGCTACTCCTCTTACGCTTGGCCAGGAATTTTCAGGCTATGTGGCACAATTGGAATTCGGTCTGAGGGCTTTAAGAAATACTTTACCTCATCTTTCTGAACTGGCATTGGGAGGAACTGCCGTAGGAACCGGTCTGAATACCCCAAACGGATATGATGTAAAAGTAGCTGAATACATTGCTAAGTTTACCAGTCACCCTTTTGTAACAGCAGAAAATAAATTTGAAGCGCTTGCTGCCCATGATGCTATTGTAGAAACCCACGGAGCCTTAAAACAGCTTGCCGTTTCTTTATATAAAATTGCACAGGATATCAGATTACTGGCTTCAGGTCCACGTTCAGGAATCGGGGAAATCTACATTCCTGAAAATGAGCCGGGATCATCCATTATGCCAGGTAAAGTGAACCCTACTCAAAACGAAGCAATGACGATGGTCTGCGCCCAGGTTCTGGGAAATGACACGACTATTTCTTTTGCGGGAACACAAGGAAATTATGAGTTGAACGTATTCAAACCTGTAATGGCTTATAATTTCCTGCAGTCTGCCCAGCTGATTGCCGATGCCTGCATTTCATTCAATGACCATTGTGCGGTAGGAATTGAACCGAATCACGAGAGGATTAAAGAACTGGTGGATAAGTCTTTAATGCTGGTAACTGCTTTAAACACTCATATCGGATATGAAAATGCAGCAAAAATTGCTAAAACGGCTCATAAAAACGGGACCACATTAAAAGAGGAAGCCATCAATCTTGGCTTTTTAACTGCTGAACAATTTGATCAGTGGGTAAAACCTGAGGATATGGTGGGCAGCTTGAAATAATACACCTAATTTTATTCATAGACTTATAGAAAAACTCCGGGAATATTCCGGAGTTTTTTACTGATCATAAATTATTTAATCACATTCATTCTGAAAGTTCGGTACTTATGAGGGTTCCGGTCCGGAGGAAACCTGCTCAGCAAAATAATGCTCCAGTTCTTTCAGGGTTTCCGGATTTGTCTGAATATCTTTTACCATCAATCCTTTATTTACCACTACAATCCTGTTGCAGACTTCTGTAGTATGGGACAAATCATGGCTGGAAATAAGAAAAGTAACGCCCTCCTGCTTAGCTAATTCCTTGATTAAATTCTTAAGCTTGATCTGTGTAGATGGGTCCAGATTGGCAAAAGGTTCATCAAGGATAATAATTTCGGGGTTCCCGATAATTGCCCCTACAATACCTACCTTTTTCTGGTTTCCTTTCGACAGGTCACGGATATATTTTCCGGATGCCAAAATCTCCCCGTTGAAGAAATCATGGAAAGGTTTCAGGAATTCATCCACAGAGGCTTTATTTTGCCCCCTCAATTCTCCGATAAAATAAAAATATTCTTCAGGAGTCAGGTATCCGATTAAGAAAGTATCATCTACAAAAGCGGAAACCTTGTTTTTCCATTCTTCGGATTCATTCACTTTAATTCCGTCAATACTTACTGAACCTGTTGTTGCCTGGATCAGATCCAGCATCAGGCTGAACAGAGTTGTCTTTCCGGCTCCGTTATTTCCTACAAGGCCAAATGTTTCCCCGCCCGGTATATCAAGGTGTTCAATATTAAGAACCGTCGCCGGTCCGTAGGTTTTGGTTAAATTATGTATACTGATCATGGCTTAACTTTTATTTTTGAACGCATCCAGCGTACTGTATTTTTCTTTTTTATAATGTTTTACAATAATGTCGAAAATCTTTTCCCTGATAATAAACCCGGCTAACCCCAGAATGGCAATACACACGACACCGGCAGTGATTCCAAAGAAATATTTGGTGACAGCAAAAGCCGCCATAGGAAGTAACATTTTAGGAATCAGCAGAAGCAGGGCGACTAAATTAAAGCTTCCTTTCTGCCCTATTCTTTTTTCTTTTGAATTAAGATCGATCTGGGTTTTATTGAAGGCGCCTGACCAAAGGGTAAACTGAGAATTGACACCAATATTATACAATCCTGCCGCCAAAAAGGTGATATATAACTCCCATCCGAAGTAAACGTAAATTAATGCAATAATAATGGAAGCCCCTGTCACAATATTCATCAGCCACCATTTTGCTTTTAGATATTCCTTATAAGGGACATTCAGGGTCATCATCAATGGGTAGTACGAACTGTCAAAGGCGGGCACCCTCTGCCCAAACAGGAACTGAAATCCTCCTGTTACAAATAACCCCATAAACATCATCATTGCCGGAGTTTTGTATAGTGGAGAAGTAAACATCAGAAGCCCGTAGAAAAGAAACATAAAACTCCCCATGAGAATTCCTTTGGTAACCTTGTTTCGTCTTAACATCTTAATATCATTATTAATAAATGTTCCTATAGCCCCATATTTGTTTAAAAAGGCAATATTTTCTGTTTTTCCCTCTGTTTTCTTTGCTTCAAGGCCCTCGTCCAGGTAAAATGACCGGCGTACATACCTGAAACACAACACCCAAAGCGCTACAAACAACGCAAGAGCGAGTAAAGAAAAGTAAGGACGCTCATAAAAACTATAGAAAACAGATTCCGAATAGGAAAGCACCGGAATAATATGATAATAACCTAATCCTCCGATAAGAGCAAAAACAATTGCAACAATGAGAGCTACGGTCTCTTTTCCGTTAAAAAAGATATTGATGAAATTATTAAGATAGAGCAGGGAAGACACTCCTACAAACCATGCCAGCACTCCGGGAATACTATATCCGTTGAATAAAGCAATTATAGAAAAGGTAATAAAGAAGAGAGAAATCAGCCAGCTGAAAGCGGAAAGGAAAGTCTTGCCCAGCATATAATTGACCAGAGTATTCTTTCTGATATTCATCGTAAGAAACGGCTTTATATTCTGCGTAGGAATCTCCTGCCAGAGATATTTAATGACTAAATCGATAATCCAGGCGATAATCAGGAATTTTGAAACGATCTTTAAGGGATCCTGATGCATTTCTTCCTGTACATAGAAAAAAGCGAGAAATGCGCCTCCTACCAGGCACCCCATAAAGTATAGAATCCCTATAAAACGGAAAATTTTCATGGCAAGATTAACTCCTAAAGAGGTTCCCCTGAAGAAGCTCCTGATCTCCAGCCTTAAAAGCTTTA
Coding sequences within:
- a CDS encoding APC family permease, coding for MSTASHQIGWKTAAAIVVSNMIGTGIFTTLGFQLSDITNTYSIFLLWIIGGILALFGAFCYAELGSHFKGNGGDFIYLKETYHPLFGYLISWISLIIGFSSPVALAALAMSKYLSVFDYTFGNGFAMMAIFLVATTLSFSLKTSSRFHNFFTFIKIAFIIILVIVGVGLSGSPQIGNSLNFSNSWQKEIMLPAFATSLVFVTYSYTGWNSASYIAGEIKEVQKNLPKSLIIGTVFVTLSYLLVNYIMLKHAPVTQLAGKEDVMGEAAINMLGISFGKIVNIFIALQLIATISGYLWVGSRLTQAFARDTHIWKPLSKGNKKGIPVRAIFAHAVIAAIIILTGSFKEIFVYTAFILQLFASLAISTVYFLKKGDRTIFKSNAFYIFPTVFLLFSVYILYFTFIHNPKESMIGLGIIAVGIILYVIDKRLSGSKKDEGNAPEEN
- a CDS encoding TonB-dependent receptor plug domain-containing protein is translated as MKKLSIAVLLLGTIIVTAQEQEEKGKQIEDIIIVGNRNAKRTKLETPVPVDVINIEKIQKASPQVTVQDLLNYVIPSFNSVRQSASDGTEHIDPVTLRGMGPDQVLVLVNGKRRHTTSLVNYQNTVGNGSVGTDLSTVPVIAIDRIEVLRDGAAAQYGSDAIAGVINIILKKNQGATASITYGLSGRNDGDTYQAGANYGASLGKKDGYINLSLQVSHRGKTTRTQNHDLDIFGDNFAYPFADDPDAARAADDEEIRKRGLIRDDFNFQIGDAQIRQGQLFFNSEYPFNENFKLYSFGGFSIKEGKGFGFRRLPSETFNVVSSIYPNGFQATLGSHVYDVSYAVGAKYTINNWLIDLSNTFGSNTFNYNVSNTNNASLGVKSPTRFYAGAHSFLQNTVNLDVSKSLNRFNIAFGGEFRFEQYQIKEGDEASYTQYDINGNIATQGSTVIGAGGSQSFIGFSPQNALKKDRHSTAVYADVSYDLDKKLNIDVAARFENYSDFGNTLNGKLAVRYEFVPDYAVRAAVGTGFRAPSLQQQYFNNSYADISTSGAGIVTKGIFRNDSDAARILGFDKLKQETSVNASAGFTLKPLNRLFITIDGYWIKVKDRIVITSNITDPRLADYGVESGRFFTNAVDTETKGVDVVISYDWKLAGGNLNINLAGNYTETKITDFHFPENLGTSQNEFFGPDQINIIESLSPKTKASLGLNYGIEKFNFLVRNTYFGKVIRDGYPFGGVQEFSPKIVTDLSVGYDITKNINFTIGANNVFDVFSDRQIYENSYYGVFKYAPVQMGTLGSYFFGRLNFNF
- a CDS encoding alpha-amylase family glycosyl hydrolase — its product is MKKFYSVVSLLITVFVFGQINYTITPNPFNETDAITLTIPGDQIDEAAWGVSNNAIYIWSWSFDTNYQNSQDCPTNGSWNSSSDLNKLSYDAVADTYSLSFTPTSFFGRTGIGRFGFLLKDKSGSHQTSPDIFVNVGVLSLNLTNPAANSLTSVPAGSIINITATTNVDATFQLKANGTVVHSTTAASSSYSYQYTVTQDANMELKAIQGSDTKTASFILQLPRNVISESIPGWIRQGINYHPTDQTKVGLALYAPNKNFVHVIGSFNNWAVDDAYLMKKDTTNPDLYWIELSGLTPQQLYSFQYRTNDLRKVADPYSPQILSSYDDPSISAATYPNLPAFPAGQDFEVSTFATGQSPYNWQVTNFQRPAKENLVIYELLLRDFTQEKNWQSLINKISYLKSLNINAIELLPIMEFDGNLSWGYNTSFHYALDKAYGTPEKFKEFVDLCHQNGIAVILDIALNHATGRSPLVRLWNVDPDGDGYGDVAQNNPYFNQVPKHSYNVFNDFNHSSPSTQYYVERCLQQWLTEYHIDGFRWDLTKGFTQNCSENDEACTNAYQQDRVDIMKHYADKQWAIDPNSYMIFEHLGTDAEEQQWANYRVAEGKGVLLWNKQTEPYNQNTMGYKENSNYDRMNHALHGFTNMHAVGYGESHDEERLMFKNLTYGAVNGSYNVKNLNTALERMKTFGAAFFTIPGPKMIWQFGELGYEFSINRCTNGTISTGCRTDEKPVAFALGYDTDMNRKAVYDTWAKIINLRNTNGIFTTKTYSIESNNLANDPDGLITRIYLYDNTLNGMKNVVVLANFTTSVQNVVPYFPYTGQWQNLMDNSVLNIASTTAPIALLPGEFRIFGNYAGALSTDDINASHKLSLQIADNPVKNGVAKLIYSKARNGEITISDMNGKRIGSFKLLNESGTHELKVHYPAGTYFIHLKSDTGIAIQKMIIR